A single window of Nicotiana sylvestris chromosome 5, ASM39365v2, whole genome shotgun sequence DNA harbors:
- the LOC138868542 gene encoding uncharacterized mitochondrial protein AtMg00310-like, whose product MLVHLLSVLNPPKNILEHLHKIFARFFWSTEEEGRNRNWSSWQNLCLPNEEGGLDFRLLQDVSRALFAKLWWRFRTTKSLWSNFMCNKYCKKELPTVVQFRGGSYVWKQMLNAREEVEHEIMWEMKSGTTNIWNENWTGLGALYHVLPPNFQINEELQEVAELRQGESCND is encoded by the coding sequence ATGCTAGTACACCTACTGTCGGTTTTGAATCCTCCTAAAAATATACTGGAGCATTTGCACAAAATCTTTGCAAGATTTTTTTGGAGCACCGAGGAGGAAGGTAGAAACAGGAATTGGTCATCCTGGCAGAATCTGTGCCTACCTAATGAAGAAGGGGGCTTAGATTTTAGATTATTACAAGATGTTTCAAGAGCTCTATTTGCTAAACTTTGGTGGAGATTTAGGACCACTAAATCATTGTGGTCCAACTTCATGTGTAACAAGTATTGTAAGAAGGAGTTGCCTACTGTTGTGCAATTTAGAGGAGGGTCTTATGTATGGAAGCAAATGTTGAATGCTAGGGAAGAAGTTGAGCATGAGATCATGTGGGAGATGAAGAGTGGAACAACCAACATATGGAATGAAAACTGGACTGGACTAGGAGCTCTCTATCATGTGCTACCTCCAAATTTTCAAATAAATGAGGAGTTACAAGAGGTGGCAGAATTGAGGCAAGGAGAATCATGTAATGACTAA